In one Candidatus Kryptonium sp. genomic region, the following are encoded:
- a CDS encoding TRAP transporter large permease subunit has protein sequence MLNFLLILLFILFALFRTPLFAVISAIAILAFVSAQTDLSAIIIEMLRLANTSTLIAIPLFTFAGYILAESNTPRRLVNLTNALFGWMPGGLAIVVLVSCAIFTAFTGASGITIVALGGLVFPALIKGNYSEKFSLGLVTTSGSLGLLFPPSLPLILYAFVAQVDIDKLFIAGIAPGILLILLLSIYSTLKNYKVVQTQKFSLQNLWRATIDAIWEIPLPFLIIGGIYAGLFTVIEASAITAVYVFIVEFFIYRDLNLKKDLPRIMKESMMLVGGILIILASALGLTSYLIDAQIPMRIFELIQTYITSKYTFLLLLNLFLLIVGMLMDIFSAIIVVVPIITPIALEFGVDPIHLGIIFLTNLEIGYLTPPVGLNLFISSFRFEKPIVKIYLSTLPFILILFIALLLITYIPEISLFLVRK, from the coding sequence TCCGCACAAACGGACTTATCAGCGATAATAATTGAAATGCTTCGTCTCGCAAATACTTCAACTCTAATTGCTATTCCCTTATTTACATTTGCTGGATATATACTTGCAGAAAGCAACACTCCGAGACGACTCGTGAACTTAACGAACGCACTTTTTGGATGGATGCCTGGTGGACTTGCTATAGTTGTTCTTGTATCATGTGCGATTTTTACAGCTTTTACAGGTGCCTCTGGGATTACAATCGTTGCACTTGGCGGGCTCGTCTTTCCAGCACTTATCAAAGGAAACTACTCAGAGAAATTTTCATTAGGTCTTGTAACGACATCTGGAAGCTTAGGTCTTCTTTTCCCACCGAGCTTGCCGTTAATTCTATATGCGTTTGTTGCACAAGTTGACATAGATAAACTTTTCATTGCTGGAATTGCCCCTGGAATTTTACTTATCCTTCTTCTGTCAATATATAGCACTTTGAAGAATTACAAGGTCGTCCAAACACAAAAATTTTCCCTTCAAAACCTATGGCGCGCGACAATTGACGCAATATGGGAAATACCATTGCCATTTCTGATAATTGGTGGGATCTACGCTGGGCTTTTTACAGTGATAGAAGCATCAGCTATAACCGCAGTTTATGTCTTCATAGTTGAATTCTTCATCTATAGAGATTTGAATCTTAAAAAAGACCTCCCGAGAATTATGAAGGAAAGCATGATGCTCGTTGGTGGGATCTTGATAATTTTAGCTTCTGCGCTCGGTCTGACAAGCTACTTAATTGACGCACAGATACCGATGAGAATTTTTGAACTCATACAAACATACATCACAAGCAAATACACATTCCTTCTTCTTCTGAATCTTTTTCTTCTCATTGTTGGAATGTTGATGGATATTTTCTCCGCAATAATAGTCGTTGTTCCAATTATCACACCGATCGCTTTGGAGTTTGGAGTTGATCCCATTCATTTAGGAATAATTTTTCTTACAAACCTTGAGATAGGTTATCTTACTCCGCCCGTTGGATTAAATCTTTTTATTTCAAGTTTCAGATTTGAAAAACCGATTGTCAAAATTTACCTTTCAACCTTGCCATTTATCCTGATACTATTCATCGCACTTCTTTTAATTACATATATCCCAGAAATTTCTCTGTTCTTGGTGCGAAAATAA